ATGTTAAAGCTCAAATAGTTCAAGAAAAAAACCGTTAACTTATAGGATGCTCTGGACATCATTCTGAGCCTAGGGATGACAGAAAAAACACACAAAGTTTTCATCGCTGCAGCTACAGTGACTTTTTTAGGATAAACACACAGTAAATGGAGAGAGAGTTGACATTCATGGTCCAAAGGTCTCACCACTCCAGGGGACTGGTGGGTCCTAGGCACCGCCATCCAACTTAAGCATCGAGCACCCTCCCAGGCCAGGCTCAGGAGGAAACACTCATCCATCCACTCCCACAACCCTGGGTCCCCAGGCCGTACGAGACAGGTTCTATCATATACCCCAACCTGCAGTCCAGAAGATAAAGACTACATTGTTTAATCCCTGTTAAGTTGACATTAACTAGCTAATATTAATGCTCTAAAACAGAAGTATACTAGAGTATATGGCAAAATACTACACATTCATCTTTAAAGATGCCCACGATCTATTTACTAACAGGAATAATCTTTAAATAAGTGTGAGTTTcaacaaaataattaatttatatagaATGTTGCCAACCTGCCCTGAAAAGTCTATATAACAACTTAAATCCCAtcataataaaattcaaaacGACTGCCCTGAAGTGTTCAAGTGGCAATACCTGGTACCAAACCCACATTACTGGCTTTGTTTTGGGCTGTTAAGGCCTGTtagtggggtgggagaggaggactACAGAAggatagagaaggaagaaagaaagaaggaaaatatactCACTGGCTCTCACAGTTAGGATAGTAAGGAATTGTGAAATAACTTCTTGGAAACATTTTAGGCTTGGACAAAAAACATAAAAGGTTAAATTATTCCATTctgagaactagaattagaaatCATGTGCGATTGCTAAtaccacaaaaaggaaaaaatcttaaCACCATCCTTAACCATAGCCTTGGTAATTACTTCTATTGAAGGATATTCTACAAAATCTCTGAGATGTCATATGTCTTCAGTCAACTGACTGTAAAACCTTCAAAACATTATTCATTGTCTGGAAGCTACTTAATTCTACCGTAcactatacatattttattattattattttttggacattcccctaccagggacagaacctgtgccccaccccccccacccccccacccctcagtggaagcacagagtctaaaccgctggaccaccaggaaagttccattATATGTATTTCAATGATGTTTttgctgtgctcagttgctaagtcgtgtctgattctttgcaaccacatggactatagcctgccaggctcctctgtctgtggggttttccaggcaagaatactggagcaggttcccatttcccactccagggactgaactcgagtctcctgtggctcctgcattggcaggcgattctttaccactgcaccacctgtgaagccttaTTTTAATGAGgctactcattaaaaaaaaaaaaaaaaaaagtctgaacaAAGAACTTCTATATCTGCTCCTGCTTCATGAAACACAATAACTTCCGCTCTTTCTAAAGcctttaaaatacagtttaaataaaactttttgcagaagaaaaaaaatggctcaaaaataaaagactgtaCTTTTAAATGGGATGCATGTTCCCCTCACTTGAAAAATATTGCTTATATTTCTTGGAAATTAGTGATAAAAAGTCACATGCTTAACAATTATAGTTTCATGATGACTACAAAAGTTGATTTTACAttacagaaacaaaacaacaacaaatcaccaAGAACAGAGGCTAGGAAATGCCTGCAAAGCTGAAAATGGTGTTCATTAcgacttcaaaagaaaaaattgccAGGCCCTAAAGGGTTGATCCCTATAGGAATTTTCAGTGGAGTCTCCAAAGGCTTCATTTCAAGGCTGTCCTCGAAAAGCGTGTGttgaagcaatgaaaataaagttgGTGACCCTTCCCACAATGTGACATTCTAGCACTCCCCAGTTTCTAGATTCCAAAGTGAACCCGAGCTAAAAGGAAGACTGGGCAACTGTGAACAATGTGCCACAGAACAAGAGGTGGAAAAGCAGCTGATTAACCCTGACCACACTCCACTGACCATCTCTTTATAAGGGAGGGCAGGGACTTCGCCCATGCATTGCCCTGAAGGACAACAGGTTACACATGGGGCTCATCTTCATTTAATTATCACAAACCACGGAAAATACCCAATCCTCTGGGCACTGCATGAAGTGGAGTCTGTCAGTGAAGCGGGGTTAACATTTCTGTGATGAGGCCAGCAGGTTTTACTTTGACCATAAGCTTAAAAACATCAACCAagacaacaaactgaaaaataccCCAAACCCTCTTCCCATGCTAAAGCTAAATGCAGGAGAAAATGTAATAAACTATGGTACATGGTTTACCTTTAACCAAAATTCTTAACAGAGaagcatttgttttcatttcaggaaGGTATTTCCTTCCAACTGGATTTCTGTTTTCATGATAAAGGTTTGTGTCTATTTTAGAGACCAGATATGAAATGTGTTAATTATAACGATGACTCtgtactttataaaaaaaaagtctttaaaattatgCCATCAGGTTTTATGTTTGGGAccatcaacaaacatttactgaactaGAGTAAAATGTAACCTCGCACATCTGGGCAgcagttgctttttattttcgAAGCATGATgtgtaaaaagaaaactatacaatgaaaatgcatacattttaaaaatccacaaccCTCAATCAGCATTTATAGTTTTTCCTGGCTCACAGTTTTAAAAGCACAGAGATAACTCAAAAATGTTGCCTCATCCATACTTTACCCAAATGGTATTTGCAATAATGATGTGGAAAGGTAAGGGGCTTATGTCAAATTTGAGATTAACACTGGTCAAAAgtaaatgggtttttaaaaacaggaaggaGGAATAGGCAAtgatatgacttttttttttaacagaaacttAGAAATAAGACtcataaacaaggaaaaaaatgactaaCAATACAGACATTTTACCTGATCAATTTTCTTCCCAAAATTCCCAAGGATGGTATTTGTATgctaataataattaattaaaacaccTACTTGTGCATCTCTATAGAGTTCAAGGGAGGCAACTAAATTATTATCAAATAATCTTATtaaagatattttgtttttaatcactgaagccttctctaaaaaaaattaaaacaatacataAATTCATTTCAATAAGTTGAATTATGTGATCACAAAATTTCTCTTGATTTGCTGTTCCTTTTATTGAAAAGATATATCCTCATAACATGATACAGAATAACAGCCTAAGAAATTCTGGGTAATGCAAACCAGGACAGGATCTAtgtccaaaataaatatttgagaattttttttcccgcCAAGATAAAGGCAATATACTCAACATCATCAATCATTGgggaaatgcatattaaaaccacaatgaattaCCATTACACACCTACTAGAatggtaaaaatttttttaattggctacaccctgtgttggtaaggatgtggagtaAACGGAATGCTCATACTTTGCTGGTGGGGATATAAAATGGCAtactcactttggaaaacaacctGGCAATTTCTTAAGAAGTTAAAACATAAAAACCTGTATGCGAGCCAGCTAGTTCACTCTTAAGTACTTACCTCAGGGATATGAAAACTCAGGTCTACACAAAGACTTATGCACAAATGCTTACAGCACCTTGTAGTATCCTAAAACTAGAAACAACTTCAGTGTCCTTTAACAGATGAACAAACAGATTGTGCCACATCCATTtgatggaatactgctcagcagtaaaaagggaaaatggtgaaAAATGCAATGATGTGGATCAAACCTTAAAAGCATTATCTTAAAAGCATTATCCTAAATCTTAAAAGCATTatcctaagtgaaaaaaaaacaggcaaaaaaatacacaagtataactccatttatataaaactgcAGAATATGCCAATGCATCTATGGTGACAAGAGCACATTAAGAGATTACCCAGAGACAAGGATGGAAGGAGGATAGAGTAAAAGGGGCCCAAGAAAACTCTTATGGGGTAAAAGAAATGCTTAACATGACTGTGGTGTGGGTTTCACAAGCACTTACAACACTCTAAATTCTTTCTGTTGTTCCTTCAGGAAGCTGAGAGGAGAATATTTCAAACCATGGTAATAAGAAGGCAACTGGAGCTCGAAGCATGAGCCAGCTGCGAGCCACAAAGCCTGGTCTTCTCGTATGCACAGCTGTTtgcatcttcatttttatttatttaaggaatCTGACTCCCGAGGAAGCAGAGGAGGAACCCACCCACCCAGCAGTGGTGGAATGTGGCTTCTATCCAGATGAACTGTGCTCGGCTTTGTTTGAAGGGAAAGAGGCGGCTCCCCAGATTGCAAAGTTCTGTAGAAACCCTCATGGATCTGAAATACTCGCTCATTTACACAGACCAGGAAATTGCTCCAGGATTTCCCACAAGTTGCATTTCATAACCAGACCCCTGTCTGCAGACGAGGGCAGCTTCTCTTTGGCATATATCATAACTATTCATAAGGAGCTGGCTATGTTTGTGCAGCTACTCAGGGCTGTTTATGTGCCTCAGAATGTTTACTGTATTCATGTGGATGAAAAGGCCCCAAAGAAGTATAAGACTGCGGTGCAATCCCTGGTTAATTGTtttgagaacatttttatttcatcaaagagagagaaaatggctCACACTGGCTTTAGAAGACTACAGGCAGATATTAACTGTATGAGAGATCTAGTTCATTCCAAGTTTCAATGGAACTATGTCATTAATCTCTGCGGACAGGACTTTCCAATCAGAACCAACAAAGAAATCATACACTACATCAGAAGCAAGtggaaagataaaaatatcaCTCCCGGAGTAATCCAGCCACCAAGCATTAACTCTAAGACAAGTCAGAACCATCTTGAATTCAGCCCTGAAGGAGACATCTACGTGTCTCCAAATGCAGGATTCAAGGTTGAGCCACCCCATAACTTAACCATTTATTTTGGAAGCGCTTACTATGTACTAACGAGGAAGTTTGTGGAGTTTGTGCTGACTGACATCCGCGCAAAAGACATGCTCCAGTGGTCCCAAGACATCCACGGCCCAGAGAGACACTACTGGGTGACTCTGAACCGACTGAAAGGTAAAACAACCCAGCAGAGGGGTGTCTGTGCAGGCCCGAGGCAACAGCAGCAGACGTATAACCGTAAAGATTCTATTTCAGCTCTTTGACTTGCCAAACAGCTCTATATATTCTGTAAGACCTCCCCCTTGTGTGATtgttggcgggggtgggggtgcggggcgTCTCTGCTTTTAGGGATCTGGGGTTTGCCAGGCTCCCATGCCAGGCTCGCTTCTTTGTTTCCTCTCCAGAAGGAAGTGCCAGCATTCTGCGTCTCCTCAAATAGAGCCCTTTGAAAATTCTGAGCACAGATCACTGGAAAGTTCCTCCTTTCTTCATTTGCTTATTAAATACTGCTGAATACCTACTAGTACTGTATATCATGCTAGGGGCTCTTTaagaatggaaaatattaaaactagCCATTGTGTGTGGGTAGGTAGGTTTTCTGAGAGGCAGAGGGAAATATGATGCTTTCCTTTGAATGGGCTTATTTGCTCTTTATATAAAGTTGGCTAGCTCCTATTTGGGACATGCCTTCAAGCTTGAATAGCTAAGTGAACAGGTCCAGGAAGACAGTGCAAACAATGAGTCCAGAAGAAATGGGTGAAGacatttttaaccactgaaaatCCTTTCAAATTACCCCCAAGAGCTGTCCTTTGTGCAAACAAGGGCAGGCATCCTGAGTGAGGTGGGGTTTTCTTTCCACCTGCTCACTGTAAGCCTGCCTGTCTTCTCCCTCAGATGCTCCAGGCTCCACCCCAAACACTGGCTGGGAAGGAAACATTCGAGCTGTTAAATGGAGAAACAAGGAGGGAACAGTTCATGAAGGCTGtaaaggtaaaaacaaaacccaagggagctccctggtggcctaatgggttaggactccaggctttcaACCGCTGGggcccaagttccatccctggtccggaaactgagattccacaagccaagcagctcaggaaaacaaaaaaaaaaaaagaaaacaaaacaaaaacacacgcCCCAGGATGCcttcaaattttacaaaaattataCAACTGCTGCCTCAGTAACAGTAGGAAAAGGCTAATGGTCATGTATGTGATGATCCAATTAGCATggtgtcaatttttaaaaaaacttctaaCTACTCTCCAGACAGAAAAGTATACAAATTCTAAGAATCTGAGTCAATAAATTTTCACGAACTGAACACACAACAAGGATGCAActtccaaagagaaaatacagataaaaattcagataaaaataCACCAGCTATCTGGCTTTCCCCACTTGCTCCTAGAATTCAAAcccaaacatttatttaaaatgagctccctgcctccctggcaTATGAGAACAAAACAACTGAATAACACAAGTCTGTGCTCCTTGGTGGGATCAGCCAGCGATACCCCACACTTCCAACACAGTTCCTGCTGAAAAAAGGTCTCTTTGCTTTGCCCTCAGGAGGCTCTCCCTCCAGGAACTGTGAATTCTTTTGCCCCTCTGACTGGTGTCCCAGAGGTTTCAGTTACTGGGACAAAAAGCAGAAGCCAGACAGTGGGTGGAGGAGAGAGCAGTGCCTCTGTTCTTGAACAGTCTGGAAGAGAATTAGCAGGCTGCAGGGGAGTGCTCAGGCTCATCAGGTTGGGGCAATCACCTCCGGGTTGAAGAG
This genomic interval from Cervus canadensis isolate Bull #8, Minnesota chromosome 10, ASM1932006v1, whole genome shotgun sequence contains the following:
- the LOC122448273 gene encoding beta-1,3-galactosyl-O-glycosyl-glycoprotein beta-1,6-N-acetylglucosaminyltransferase 7, giving the protein MSQLRATKPGLLVCTAVCIFIFIYLRNLTPEEAEEEPTHPAVVECGFYPDELCSALFEGKEAAPQIAKFCRNPHGSEILAHLHRPGNCSRISHKLHFITRPLSADEGSFSLAYIITIHKELAMFVQLLRAVYVPQNVYCIHVDEKAPKKYKTAVQSLVNCFENIFISSKREKMAHTGFRRLQADINCMRDLVHSKFQWNYVINLCGQDFPIRTNKEIIHYIRSKWKDKNITPGVIQPPSINSKTSQNHLEFSPEGDIYVSPNAGFKVEPPHNLTIYFGSAYYVLTRKFVEFVLTDIRAKDMLQWSQDIHGPERHYWVTLNRLKDAPGSTPNTGWEGNIRAVKWRNKEGTVHEGCKGHYVQDTCVYGPGDLPWIIQSPSLFANQFDSTEPLVVSCLERWHRRRVLGQAEVPVEAHWHFQRKSHLNTELNR